The proteins below come from a single Edaphobacter acidisoli genomic window:
- a CDS encoding LssY C-terminal domain-containing protein, with the protein MAACAAKVVLGMTLMVPGVLTLAAAGQSASTTSSSPATPPVALPGVQAIVSMRTIASANTAKADAATTHKGSYEFTVTGSDWLDTGVVLEAGEKASFTTTGTMNLTNGQSLGPDGEARGWKDLLRQFPLNSANAGALIGRVSDVNASVPFLIGAKSEVTVPTRGRLYLRANLSDDLTATGNYKVKVTFAAEPKAAAQTTTAATNVSRLVSPSTFANIPRRVSDMDGHEGDMVNYALVGTEDQVKAAFQTAGWTSVDKSVGDALLHGLMATMSHEAYTEMPMSTLYLFGRPQDLSFARADPLMVAAERHHLRAWKTDQMIDGKPLWVGSATHDIGFEKDQRNGGVTHKIDPEIDKERDFLLQSFDAAGVFSSAAYVTPDNPLQTAKTATGGRFNSDGRIVIMELK; encoded by the coding sequence ATGGCAGCATGTGCAGCAAAAGTTGTACTGGGGATGACGTTGATGGTACCTGGTGTGCTGACGCTGGCTGCGGCGGGACAGTCTGCCTCGACAACATCTTCATCTCCTGCAACGCCACCCGTCGCGTTGCCGGGTGTTCAGGCCATCGTCAGCATGCGAACCATTGCCAGCGCCAACACGGCAAAAGCTGACGCGGCAACCACACATAAAGGCAGCTACGAGTTCACCGTGACGGGCAGCGACTGGCTCGACACAGGTGTGGTGCTCGAAGCCGGCGAGAAAGCAAGCTTTACGACAACGGGAACAATGAACCTGACAAATGGTCAGTCGCTTGGCCCAGATGGCGAAGCACGCGGATGGAAGGACTTGCTGCGGCAGTTTCCGCTAAATAGCGCCAACGCTGGAGCGTTGATTGGCCGGGTAAGCGATGTCAATGCATCGGTTCCCTTTCTGATCGGCGCAAAGAGTGAGGTTACGGTTCCGACGCGAGGCAGGCTATATCTTCGTGCAAACCTGAGCGACGATCTCACCGCTACGGGAAACTACAAGGTCAAGGTAACGTTTGCAGCAGAACCGAAAGCTGCTGCGCAAACAACTACCGCTGCCACCAATGTCAGCAGATTAGTCTCACCGTCAACGTTCGCCAATATTCCCCGACGCGTGTCAGACATGGATGGGCACGAGGGCGACATGGTGAACTACGCCCTAGTGGGAACAGAAGACCAGGTAAAGGCCGCATTTCAGACCGCAGGATGGACATCCGTGGACAAGAGCGTGGGCGATGCTCTGTTACATGGCCTAATGGCAACAATGAGTCATGAGGCTTATACCGAGATGCCGATGAGCACGCTGTACCTGTTTGGCAGGCCGCAGGACCTGTCGTTTGCGCGCGCCGACCCATTGATGGTCGCAGCGGAACGGCACCATCTGCGGGCGTGGAAGACGGACCAGATGATCGACGGGAAGCCGTTGTGGGTAGGTTCCGCCACGCACGACATAGGGTTTGAAAAAGACCAGAGAAACGGCGGTGTCACTCACAAGATCGATCCCGAGATCGACAAAGAACGAGACTTTCTGTTGCAGAGCTTCGACGCTGCAGGCGTGTTTTCAAGCGCGGCTTATGTGACTCCGGATAATCCGCTACAAACGGCGAAGACTGCCACAGGAGGCAGATTTAACTCCGACGGAAGAATTGTCATAATGGAGTTGAAATAA
- a CDS encoding DUF4397 domain-containing protein, producing MAILATLTGCQAMVGNPSTAQVRVVDASPDAPSIDLYQDSDGIAYNLGFGAISSYVPTVPGTYTISAATAGTHQVLSFVKPTLAAAGQYTILIGDTAGNLQQLTLKDQNQPAPAGETSLRFLDEATRSGPVDVYLVPSGHALVTVNPLLTNVSFGANTGYQNIPSGTYSLVVLPVGANPASTAAASYTGAKVTYPGTAARTLIFIDQPLASMPGIQVITADDYDNPA from the coding sequence ATGGCGATTCTCGCGACACTGACGGGCTGCCAGGCGATGGTGGGCAATCCATCTACCGCGCAGGTCCGCGTCGTTGATGCTTCGCCAGATGCCCCGAGCATCGACCTCTATCAGGACTCAGACGGCATTGCCTACAATCTGGGCTTTGGCGCAATTTCCTCGTACGTTCCCACTGTGCCCGGTACGTATACCATCTCGGCTGCGACTGCCGGAACTCACCAGGTGCTCTCCTTTGTCAAACCGACACTGGCAGCCGCAGGACAATACACCATTCTGATTGGCGATACTGCTGGCAATCTCCAGCAGCTCACACTCAAAGACCAGAACCAGCCCGCACCTGCCGGGGAAACCTCGCTACGTTTCTTAGATGAAGCAACGCGCTCCGGCCCGGTTGATGTTTACCTCGTCCCATCGGGGCATGCGCTTGTAACGGTAAACCCTCTTCTGACCAACGTCAGCTTTGGCGCGAATACTGGCTATCAGAACATTCCCTCGGGGACTTACTCGCTGGTTGTTCTGCCTGTAGGGGCAAATCCTGCCAGCACAGCTGCTGCCAGTTACACAGGGGCGAAGGTGACGTATCCAGGCACAGCCGCTCGCACCCTCATCTTCATCGACCAGCCGCTGGCCTCCATGCCCGGCATCCAGGTCATCACTGCGGACGACTACGACAACCCCGCCTGA
- a CDS encoding ComEA family DNA-binding protein, translating to MRNLRHKLLAVALLFASAPLLSAAQTKSTSKAAKPAASSSSSAAPLDINTATADQLKAFNGIGDAYAARIIAGRPYTAKNQLVTRGIIPQATYNKIKDQIIASKPKK from the coding sequence ATGCGTAATCTTCGTCATAAGCTACTTGCTGTTGCGCTTCTTTTCGCGTCGGCGCCGCTCTTGTCCGCTGCCCAAACGAAGAGCACATCCAAGGCGGCCAAGCCTGCGGCCTCCTCATCCTCTTCGGCTGCTCCGCTTGACATCAACACAGCCACAGCTGATCAGCTCAAGGCATTCAACGGCATCGGTGATGCGTATGCCGCGCGCATCATTGCTGGGCGCCCTTACACTGCGAAGAACCAGCTTGTCACTCGTGGCATTATCCCGCAGGCAACGTACAACAAGATCAAGGACCAGATTATTGCCAGCAAGCCGAAGAAGTAG